One Pomacea canaliculata isolate SZHN2017 linkage group LG9, ASM307304v1, whole genome shotgun sequence DNA segment encodes these proteins:
- the LOC112571953 gene encoding uncharacterized protein LOC112571953 isoform X1 — protein sequence MPRPRKWYPAGYTLFVRKLGQVRKRKERFFAVDVRKLESELFNRGKMDVYAPNNRRNVTPSRIFFEIATREPVFKRTTAFNVFCSKRLKDWTNTNSLEVALKELPKAKRTRVTWDAITVKA from the exons ATGCCACGGCCAAGAAAGTGGTATCCAGCTGGATATACCCTCTTTGTGCGTAAACTCGGGCAGGTTCGTAAACGTAAGGAACGATTTTTCGCGGTGGATGTGAGGAAATTGGAAAGTGAACTCTTCAACAGGGGCAAAATGGACGTGTACGCACCCAACAACAGGAGGAACGTGACACCTTCCAGGATATTCTTCGAGATAGCA ACAAGGGAACCAGTTTTCAAAAGAACCACGGCTTTTAATGTGTTCTGCAGCAAAAGGCTGAAGG ATTGGACAAATACTAATTCTCTGGAAGTTGCATTAAAGGAATTGCCAAAGGCCAAAA GAACACGAGTCACATGGGATGCAATTACAGTTAAAGCATAA
- the LOC112572805 gene encoding uncharacterized protein LOC112572805 isoform X3, whose product MPQCAGTEMKGLHLSKGQPQKEKWSFQNMEEVNRAASCLLRVAMLNERSKRWTKVMESYKQLLWLVDKSHFPKDYEPPSSYAMLTYELHSHLAVALQRMGQHREAVNHLTSAIKVVSIPKGGCLAGCVTNSCLMTPVYARRAFAYARLGEVRNALRDAEKSVVLDSQNPDVYCIRALVRGSREEEALAIKDADFALKLNPSHLCALVIRGALSRTLDSEDKKGKNIYQLKAEKLNPESQTFNTVGDFHHPHILDFYDRYLFTLSVPHTMTEINLTPDKPSKQQMDLNPEFYSRCTSRASSRPTSHRSERAVSEPFRCGAPSAGHNMASARRRRDYGAAVRRFLAKPQTAEEYIASLEKERQKHNKPQPPPTPSLAPRHVSSPEVSSDTGVMTASSASSPSSLSKPLKGMGTSQQSSLFSASHVTCSALSSSCTEGPSQRTGVGADVCTRAQSGRSTRTCSTKTFVFQTPDNYTIPVFQPMNIKDAPRMYYRPWKGDKLPVADAPRPQTSPPFY is encoded by the exons ATGCCACAGTGTGCAGGTACAG AAATGAAGGGGCTTCATCTCAGCAAAGGACAGCCGCAGAAAGAGAAATGGTCCTTCCAGAACATGGAGGAAGTCAACAGGGCAGCCAGCTGTCTTCTCCGAGTAGCCATGCTTAATGAGCGATCCAAGAGATGGACAAAG GTGATGGAGAGCTACAAACAGTTGCTGTGGTTGGTGGATAAGAGTCATTTTCCCAAGGACTATGAACCTCCCTCCTCGTACGCCATGTTG ACATATGAGCTGCACAGTCATCTGGCAGTGGCTCTGCAGCGAATGGGTCAACACAGGGAGGCTGTCAACCACCTCACAAGCGCCATCAAAGTCGTGTCCATACCCAAG GGTGGATGTCTGGCTGGCTGTGTGACCAATTCCTGTTTGATGACACCGGTCTACGCTCGACGAGCCTTTGCTTACGCAAGGCTGG GTGAGGTCAGAAACGCTCTGCGTGATGCTGAGAAGTCTGTAGTTCTCGACAGCCAAAACCCT gaTGTGTACTGTATACGGGCACTTGTCAGAGGATCACGTGAGGAAGAGGCGTTG GCAATAAAGGACGCGGACTTTGCCCTGAAACTGAACCCTAGTCACTTATGCGCCTTGGTCATTCGTGGAGCCCTTAGTCGGACACTG gACAGCGAagataaaaagggaaaaaacatttatcagcTAAAG gCGGAAAAGCTGAACCCCGAgtcacagacatttaacactGTTGGCGACTTCCATCATCCGCACATCTTAGACTTCTATGACAG ATACCTGTTTACTCTCAGCGTTCCACACACCATGACAGAGATCAACCTGACCCCAGACAAACCCAGCAAGCAGCAGATGG ATTTGAACCCCGAGTTCTACAGTCGCTGCACTTCCCGCGCAAGTTCACGCCCAACCAGCCACCGGTCCGAACGTGCGGTCAGCGAACCATTTCGGTGCGGGGCGCCATCTGCTGGCCACAACATGGCGTCCGCCAGGCGCAGGCGTGATTACGGTGCGGCTGTGAGGAGGTTTCTGGCCAAGCCTCAGACGGCGGAGGAATACATAG CCAgtctagaaaaagaaagacaaaagcacAACAAACCGCAGCCTCCTCCGACACCATCGCTAGCACCACGACATGTCTCGTCCCCCGAGGTCAGCAGCGACACTGGCGTCATGACAGCTTCCTCggcctcctccccctcctccttaTCCAAGCCTCTCAAAGGGATGGGGACCTCCCAGCAATCCTCCCTGTTCTCGGCCAGCCACGTGACCTGCTCGGCGCTCAGTTCCTCCTGCACAGAAGGACCGTCTCAAAGGACAGGGGTCGGAGCAGACGTGTGCACGAGGGCGCAGTCGGGAAGAAGCACGAGAACCTGTTCCACGAAGACGTTTGTCTTTCAGACCCCAGACAACTACACCATTCCT GTCTTTCAGCCAATGAACATAAAAGATGCCCCACGCATGTATTACAG gCCATGGAAGGGAGACAAACTTCCGGTCGCAGACGCACCGCGACCGCAAACGTCACCGCCTTTCTACTGA
- the LOC112572805 gene encoding uncharacterized protein LOC112572805 isoform X1 — MPQCAGTGTGTGTEMKGLHLSKGQPQKEKWSFQNMEEVNRAASCLLRVAMLNERSKRWTKVMESYKQLLWLVDKSHFPKDYEPPSSYAMLTYELHSHLAVALQRMGQHREAVNHLTSAIKVVSIPKGGCLAGCVTNSCLMTPVYARRAFAYARLGEVRNALRDAEKSVVLDSQNPDVYCIRALVRGSREEEALAIKDADFALKLNPSHLCALVIRGALSRTLDSEDKKGKNIYQLKAEKLNPESQTFNTVGDFHHPHILDFYDRYLFTLSVPHTMTEINLTPDKPSKQQMDLNPEFYSRCTSRASSRPTSHRSERAVSEPFRCGAPSAGHNMASARRRRDYGAAVRRFLAKPQTAEEYIASLEKERQKHNKPQPPPTPSLAPRHVSSPEVSSDTGVMTASSASSPSSLSKPLKGMGTSQQSSLFSASHVTCSALSSSCTEGPSQRTGVGADVCTRAQSGRSTRTCSTKTFVFQTPDNYTIPVFQPMNIKDAPRMYYRPWKGDKLPVADAPRPQTSPPFY, encoded by the exons ATGCCACAGTGTGCAGGTACAGGTACAGGTACAGGTACAG AAATGAAGGGGCTTCATCTCAGCAAAGGACAGCCGCAGAAAGAGAAATGGTCCTTCCAGAACATGGAGGAAGTCAACAGGGCAGCCAGCTGTCTTCTCCGAGTAGCCATGCTTAATGAGCGATCCAAGAGATGGACAAAG GTGATGGAGAGCTACAAACAGTTGCTGTGGTTGGTGGATAAGAGTCATTTTCCCAAGGACTATGAACCTCCCTCCTCGTACGCCATGTTG ACATATGAGCTGCACAGTCATCTGGCAGTGGCTCTGCAGCGAATGGGTCAACACAGGGAGGCTGTCAACCACCTCACAAGCGCCATCAAAGTCGTGTCCATACCCAAG GGTGGATGTCTGGCTGGCTGTGTGACCAATTCCTGTTTGATGACACCGGTCTACGCTCGACGAGCCTTTGCTTACGCAAGGCTGG GTGAGGTCAGAAACGCTCTGCGTGATGCTGAGAAGTCTGTAGTTCTCGACAGCCAAAACCCT gaTGTGTACTGTATACGGGCACTTGTCAGAGGATCACGTGAGGAAGAGGCGTTG GCAATAAAGGACGCGGACTTTGCCCTGAAACTGAACCCTAGTCACTTATGCGCCTTGGTCATTCGTGGAGCCCTTAGTCGGACACTG gACAGCGAagataaaaagggaaaaaacatttatcagcTAAAG gCGGAAAAGCTGAACCCCGAgtcacagacatttaacactGTTGGCGACTTCCATCATCCGCACATCTTAGACTTCTATGACAG ATACCTGTTTACTCTCAGCGTTCCACACACCATGACAGAGATCAACCTGACCCCAGACAAACCCAGCAAGCAGCAGATGG ATTTGAACCCCGAGTTCTACAGTCGCTGCACTTCCCGCGCAAGTTCACGCCCAACCAGCCACCGGTCCGAACGTGCGGTCAGCGAACCATTTCGGTGCGGGGCGCCATCTGCTGGCCACAACATGGCGTCCGCCAGGCGCAGGCGTGATTACGGTGCGGCTGTGAGGAGGTTTCTGGCCAAGCCTCAGACGGCGGAGGAATACATAG CCAgtctagaaaaagaaagacaaaagcacAACAAACCGCAGCCTCCTCCGACACCATCGCTAGCACCACGACATGTCTCGTCCCCCGAGGTCAGCAGCGACACTGGCGTCATGACAGCTTCCTCggcctcctccccctcctccttaTCCAAGCCTCTCAAAGGGATGGGGACCTCCCAGCAATCCTCCCTGTTCTCGGCCAGCCACGTGACCTGCTCGGCGCTCAGTTCCTCCTGCACAGAAGGACCGTCTCAAAGGACAGGGGTCGGAGCAGACGTGTGCACGAGGGCGCAGTCGGGAAGAAGCACGAGAACCTGTTCCACGAAGACGTTTGTCTTTCAGACCCCAGACAACTACACCATTCCT GTCTTTCAGCCAATGAACATAAAAGATGCCCCACGCATGTATTACAG gCCATGGAAGGGAGACAAACTTCCGGTCGCAGACGCACCGCGACCGCAAACGTCACCGCCTTTCTACTGA
- the LOC112571953 gene encoding uncharacterized protein LOC112571953 isoform X2, with protein sequence MPRPRKWYPAGYTLFVRKLGQVRKRKERFFAVDVRKLESELFNRGKMDVYAPNNRRNVTPSRIFFEIATREPVFKRTTAFNVFCSKRLKGTRVTWDAITVKA encoded by the exons ATGCCACGGCCAAGAAAGTGGTATCCAGCTGGATATACCCTCTTTGTGCGTAAACTCGGGCAGGTTCGTAAACGTAAGGAACGATTTTTCGCGGTGGATGTGAGGAAATTGGAAAGTGAACTCTTCAACAGGGGCAAAATGGACGTGTACGCACCCAACAACAGGAGGAACGTGACACCTTCCAGGATATTCTTCGAGATAGCA ACAAGGGAACCAGTTTTCAAAAGAACCACGGCTTTTAATGTGTTCTGCAGCAAAAGGCTGAAGG GAACACGAGTCACATGGGATGCAATTACAGTTAAAGCATAA
- the LOC112572805 gene encoding uncharacterized protein LOC112572805 isoform X2 translates to MPQCAGTGTGTEMKGLHLSKGQPQKEKWSFQNMEEVNRAASCLLRVAMLNERSKRWTKVMESYKQLLWLVDKSHFPKDYEPPSSYAMLTYELHSHLAVALQRMGQHREAVNHLTSAIKVVSIPKGGCLAGCVTNSCLMTPVYARRAFAYARLGEVRNALRDAEKSVVLDSQNPDVYCIRALVRGSREEEALAIKDADFALKLNPSHLCALVIRGALSRTLDSEDKKGKNIYQLKAEKLNPESQTFNTVGDFHHPHILDFYDRYLFTLSVPHTMTEINLTPDKPSKQQMDLNPEFYSRCTSRASSRPTSHRSERAVSEPFRCGAPSAGHNMASARRRRDYGAAVRRFLAKPQTAEEYIASLEKERQKHNKPQPPPTPSLAPRHVSSPEVSSDTGVMTASSASSPSSLSKPLKGMGTSQQSSLFSASHVTCSALSSSCTEGPSQRTGVGADVCTRAQSGRSTRTCSTKTFVFQTPDNYTIPVFQPMNIKDAPRMYYRPWKGDKLPVADAPRPQTSPPFY, encoded by the exons ATGCCACAGTGTGCAGGTACAGGTACAGGTACAG AAATGAAGGGGCTTCATCTCAGCAAAGGACAGCCGCAGAAAGAGAAATGGTCCTTCCAGAACATGGAGGAAGTCAACAGGGCAGCCAGCTGTCTTCTCCGAGTAGCCATGCTTAATGAGCGATCCAAGAGATGGACAAAG GTGATGGAGAGCTACAAACAGTTGCTGTGGTTGGTGGATAAGAGTCATTTTCCCAAGGACTATGAACCTCCCTCCTCGTACGCCATGTTG ACATATGAGCTGCACAGTCATCTGGCAGTGGCTCTGCAGCGAATGGGTCAACACAGGGAGGCTGTCAACCACCTCACAAGCGCCATCAAAGTCGTGTCCATACCCAAG GGTGGATGTCTGGCTGGCTGTGTGACCAATTCCTGTTTGATGACACCGGTCTACGCTCGACGAGCCTTTGCTTACGCAAGGCTGG GTGAGGTCAGAAACGCTCTGCGTGATGCTGAGAAGTCTGTAGTTCTCGACAGCCAAAACCCT gaTGTGTACTGTATACGGGCACTTGTCAGAGGATCACGTGAGGAAGAGGCGTTG GCAATAAAGGACGCGGACTTTGCCCTGAAACTGAACCCTAGTCACTTATGCGCCTTGGTCATTCGTGGAGCCCTTAGTCGGACACTG gACAGCGAagataaaaagggaaaaaacatttatcagcTAAAG gCGGAAAAGCTGAACCCCGAgtcacagacatttaacactGTTGGCGACTTCCATCATCCGCACATCTTAGACTTCTATGACAG ATACCTGTTTACTCTCAGCGTTCCACACACCATGACAGAGATCAACCTGACCCCAGACAAACCCAGCAAGCAGCAGATGG ATTTGAACCCCGAGTTCTACAGTCGCTGCACTTCCCGCGCAAGTTCACGCCCAACCAGCCACCGGTCCGAACGTGCGGTCAGCGAACCATTTCGGTGCGGGGCGCCATCTGCTGGCCACAACATGGCGTCCGCCAGGCGCAGGCGTGATTACGGTGCGGCTGTGAGGAGGTTTCTGGCCAAGCCTCAGACGGCGGAGGAATACATAG CCAgtctagaaaaagaaagacaaaagcacAACAAACCGCAGCCTCCTCCGACACCATCGCTAGCACCACGACATGTCTCGTCCCCCGAGGTCAGCAGCGACACTGGCGTCATGACAGCTTCCTCggcctcctccccctcctccttaTCCAAGCCTCTCAAAGGGATGGGGACCTCCCAGCAATCCTCCCTGTTCTCGGCCAGCCACGTGACCTGCTCGGCGCTCAGTTCCTCCTGCACAGAAGGACCGTCTCAAAGGACAGGGGTCGGAGCAGACGTGTGCACGAGGGCGCAGTCGGGAAGAAGCACGAGAACCTGTTCCACGAAGACGTTTGTCTTTCAGACCCCAGACAACTACACCATTCCT GTCTTTCAGCCAATGAACATAAAAGATGCCCCACGCATGTATTACAG gCCATGGAAGGGAGACAAACTTCCGGTCGCAGACGCACCGCGACCGCAAACGTCACCGCCTTTCTACTGA
- the LOC112572805 gene encoding uncharacterized protein LOC112572805 isoform X4 encodes MPQCAEMKGLHLSKGQPQKEKWSFQNMEEVNRAASCLLRVAMLNERSKRWTKVMESYKQLLWLVDKSHFPKDYEPPSSYAMLTYELHSHLAVALQRMGQHREAVNHLTSAIKVVSIPKGGCLAGCVTNSCLMTPVYARRAFAYARLGEVRNALRDAEKSVVLDSQNPDVYCIRALVRGSREEEALAIKDADFALKLNPSHLCALVIRGALSRTLDSEDKKGKNIYQLKAEKLNPESQTFNTVGDFHHPHILDFYDRYLFTLSVPHTMTEINLTPDKPSKQQMDLNPEFYSRCTSRASSRPTSHRSERAVSEPFRCGAPSAGHNMASARRRRDYGAAVRRFLAKPQTAEEYIASLEKERQKHNKPQPPPTPSLAPRHVSSPEVSSDTGVMTASSASSPSSLSKPLKGMGTSQQSSLFSASHVTCSALSSSCTEGPSQRTGVGADVCTRAQSGRSTRTCSTKTFVFQTPDNYTIPVFQPMNIKDAPRMYYRPWKGDKLPVADAPRPQTSPPFY; translated from the exons ATGCCACAGTGTGCAG AAATGAAGGGGCTTCATCTCAGCAAAGGACAGCCGCAGAAAGAGAAATGGTCCTTCCAGAACATGGAGGAAGTCAACAGGGCAGCCAGCTGTCTTCTCCGAGTAGCCATGCTTAATGAGCGATCCAAGAGATGGACAAAG GTGATGGAGAGCTACAAACAGTTGCTGTGGTTGGTGGATAAGAGTCATTTTCCCAAGGACTATGAACCTCCCTCCTCGTACGCCATGTTG ACATATGAGCTGCACAGTCATCTGGCAGTGGCTCTGCAGCGAATGGGTCAACACAGGGAGGCTGTCAACCACCTCACAAGCGCCATCAAAGTCGTGTCCATACCCAAG GGTGGATGTCTGGCTGGCTGTGTGACCAATTCCTGTTTGATGACACCGGTCTACGCTCGACGAGCCTTTGCTTACGCAAGGCTGG GTGAGGTCAGAAACGCTCTGCGTGATGCTGAGAAGTCTGTAGTTCTCGACAGCCAAAACCCT gaTGTGTACTGTATACGGGCACTTGTCAGAGGATCACGTGAGGAAGAGGCGTTG GCAATAAAGGACGCGGACTTTGCCCTGAAACTGAACCCTAGTCACTTATGCGCCTTGGTCATTCGTGGAGCCCTTAGTCGGACACTG gACAGCGAagataaaaagggaaaaaacatttatcagcTAAAG gCGGAAAAGCTGAACCCCGAgtcacagacatttaacactGTTGGCGACTTCCATCATCCGCACATCTTAGACTTCTATGACAG ATACCTGTTTACTCTCAGCGTTCCACACACCATGACAGAGATCAACCTGACCCCAGACAAACCCAGCAAGCAGCAGATGG ATTTGAACCCCGAGTTCTACAGTCGCTGCACTTCCCGCGCAAGTTCACGCCCAACCAGCCACCGGTCCGAACGTGCGGTCAGCGAACCATTTCGGTGCGGGGCGCCATCTGCTGGCCACAACATGGCGTCCGCCAGGCGCAGGCGTGATTACGGTGCGGCTGTGAGGAGGTTTCTGGCCAAGCCTCAGACGGCGGAGGAATACATAG CCAgtctagaaaaagaaagacaaaagcacAACAAACCGCAGCCTCCTCCGACACCATCGCTAGCACCACGACATGTCTCGTCCCCCGAGGTCAGCAGCGACACTGGCGTCATGACAGCTTCCTCggcctcctccccctcctccttaTCCAAGCCTCTCAAAGGGATGGGGACCTCCCAGCAATCCTCCCTGTTCTCGGCCAGCCACGTGACCTGCTCGGCGCTCAGTTCCTCCTGCACAGAAGGACCGTCTCAAAGGACAGGGGTCGGAGCAGACGTGTGCACGAGGGCGCAGTCGGGAAGAAGCACGAGAACCTGTTCCACGAAGACGTTTGTCTTTCAGACCCCAGACAACTACACCATTCCT GTCTTTCAGCCAATGAACATAAAAGATGCCCCACGCATGTATTACAG gCCATGGAAGGGAGACAAACTTCCGGTCGCAGACGCACCGCGACCGCAAACGTCACCGCCTTTCTACTGA